GCTGGGATTCCGCACGGACATCCCCTGGGCGGGACTGCCGCAGCGCGCCAAGAAGGCGCTGCTCCACGGCCACAAGATCCAGACCGAGGTCCGCTACCGCAACAGGTACGGGCGCGAGCGCGCCTACACCACCCCCCGTTTCGAGGGTGCCGTCCAGTACGTCAAGCGGCGCCACTCCGAGGCGGAGAGTGACTCCAGCAGGGAGCGCTTCGAGGGCTACATGCGCGAGGTGGCCTGCCCGACCTGTGAGGGCACCCGGCTCAAGCCGCTGGTCCTCGCGGTGACGGTGATGGAGAAGTCCATCGCCGAGGTCGCCGCGATGTCGATCAGCGAGTGCGCCGAGTTCCTCGGCCGCCTCAAGCTGAACGCCCGCGACAAGAAGATCGCCGAGCGGGTACTCAAGGAGGTCAACGAGCGGCTGAAGTTCCTCGTCGACGTCGGCCTCGACTACCTCTCGCTGAACCGCGCCGCAGGCACCCTGTCCGGCGGCGAGGCGCAGCGCATCCGGCTCGCCACCCAGATCGGCTCCGGCCTCGTCGGCGTGCTGTACGTCCTGGACGAGCCGTCCATCGGCCTGCACCAGCGCGACAACCACCGGCTGATCGAGACCCTGGTCCGGCTCCGGGACATGGGCAACACGCTCATCGTCGTCGAGCACGACGAGGACACGATCAAGGTCGCCGACTGGGTCGTCGACATCGGCCCCGGCGCGGGTGAGCACGGCGGCAAGGTCGTCCACTCCGGATCGCTCGAGGACCTGCTGGCCAACGAGGACTCGATCACCGGCCAGTACCTCTCGGGCAGGAGGGCCATCGCGATGCCGGACACCCGGCGTCCGGTCGACCCGAAGCGCCGGCTCACGGTCCACGGTGCCCGGGAGAACAACCTCCAGGACATCGACGTCTCCTTCCCGCTAGGTGTGCTCACGGCGGTCACCGGTGTCTCCGGCTCCGGGAAGTCGACCCTGGTCAACGACATCCTGTACACGCATCTGGCGCGTGAGCTCAACGGCGCCAAGTCGGTGCCCGGACGGCACACCCGGGTCGACGGCGACGACCTCGTCGACAAGGTCGTGCACGTCGACCAGTCGCCGATCGGCCGCACGCCCCGCTCCAACCCGGCCACGTACACCGGGGTCTTCGACCACGTCCGAAGGCTGTTCGCCGAGACGATGGAGGCGAAGGTGCGCGGCTACCTGCCGGGCCGCTTCTCCTTCAACGTCAAGGGCGGCCGCTGCGAGAACTGCTCCGGCGACGGCACCATCAAGATCGAGATGAACTTCCTGCCCGACGTGTACGTCCCGTGCGAGGTCTGCCACGGCGCGCGCTACAACCGGGAGACGCTGGAGGTGCACTACAAGGGCAAGTCCATCGCCGAGGTGCTGGACATGCCGATCGAGGAGGGCCTGGAGTTCTTCGAGGCCGTCCCGACGATCGCGCGCCACCTGCGCACGCTCGACGAGGTGGGTCTCGGGTACGTCAGGCTCGGCCAGTCCGCGCCGACGCTCTCCGGCGGCGAGGCGCAGCGGGTGAAGCTGGCGAGCGAGCTGCAGAAGCGCTCCACCGGCCGCACGGTCTACGTCCTGGACGAGCCGACGACCGGTCTGCACTTCGAGGACATCAGCAAGCTCATCTCGGTCCTCTCGGGCCTGGTCGACAAGGGCAACACGGTGATCGTCATCGAGCACAACCTCGATGTCGTCAAGACCGCCGACTGGGTCGTCGACATGGGTCCCGAAGGCGGCAACGGCGGCGGTCTGGTCGTCGCCGAGGGCACCCCGGAGCACATCGCCTCGGTGCCGGCCAGCCACACCGGGAAGTTCCTCCAGGACATCCTGGGCGCGGACCGGATCGGTGAGGCCGCAGTGCCCGCCGCCCGGAAGGCCCGCAAGGCACCCGCGAAGAAGGCCGTCGCCGCCAAGGCGGCCACGGCTCGTAGGACGGCCACGGCCAGGACGGCCGGGAAGGCGGCTGCCGAGCAGCCCGCGCCGAAGAAGGCCGCCCGCGCGCGGAAGGCCTGACGGTCCGGTTCCGGGGCGGCATCCGTATCAGGGTGCCGCCCCGGCCCTCGTCATGGCTTCTCCGGCGGGCGGACGGCCGCGGCGACCGTCGCCGCCCGTCGGCGCTCCCCGGGCCCGGTCGAGGAGCCGTCGTTCTCCGCCGGTATCGTCGGGTCTGTCGCCCGTGCCTTCGGCCGGGGCCTGTGCCCGGAGTCCGCGGCACCGTGTGCCCGGACGGTGACGGCGGCTCTCTGTCCCCCCGACCAGTGGAGACCGCATGTCCGGCCTGCCCGCCGCCCGCCGCACCGTACTGAAGGGCGCCGCTCTCGCCGGTGCCGCCGGGCTGGGAGCCGCGGCCTGCTCCACCGACTCGAAGCTCGGCCACGCGCAGACGCCCACGCCCACCGCGCCCGTGGAGCTCGGCGCCGCGGAGGAGGTTCCGGTCGGCGGGGCGAAGCTCTACCGCGAGCAGCGCGTCGTGGTGAGCTGCCAGGCCGCCGGCCGGTACAAGGCCTTCAGCGCGCAGTGCACGCACGCCGGCTGCCTCCTCGACAAGGTCGAGGGCAACGAGGGCAACTGCCCGTGCCATGGCAGCCGCTTCGACATGACCACGGGCAAGGCGCTGCAGGGCCCCGCCACCGTGCCCCTGCCCTCCGTCCCGCTGAAGATCGAGGGCGGGAAGCTGGTCGCGGGCCCCGACGCCTGACCGTCACACCCGCCGCCGCGGTCCGTCCCGGCGACCGCACGGCCCGTCCCGCGGGCTGCCGCGGTCCGTCCCGGAAATGCCGCTCTGTCACCGCCCGCAAGTAGGGTGTGAGACATGGCAGACCCCTCCAGCTACCGCCCCAAGCCGGGACAGATCCCCGACTCCCCGGGGGTCTACAAATTCCGCGACGAGCACCGCCGGGTGATCTACGTCGGGAAGGCCAAGAACCTGCGCCAGCGCCTGGCCAACTACTTCCAGGACCTGGCCGGCCTGCACCCGCGTACCCGCACGATGGTCACCACGGCCGCTTCCGTGGAATGGACCGTCGTCTCCACCGAGGTCGAGGCACTTCAGCTGGAGTACTCCTGGATCAAGGAGTTCGACCCCCGGTTCAACGTCAAGTACCGCGACGACAAGAGCTATCCCTACCTCGCGGTCACGCTCAACGAGGAGTTCCCGCGCGTCCAGGTCATGCGCGGCGCCAAGAAGAAGGGCGTGCGCTACTTCGGTCCGTACGGCCACGCCTGGGCGATCCGCGAGACCGTCGACCTGATGCTCAGGGTCTTCCCCGTGCGCACCTGCTCCGCCGGTGTCTTCAAGAACGCCGAGCGGACCGGCCGCCCCTGCCTCCTCGGTTACATCGGCAAGTGCTCCGCCCCCTGCGTCGGACGCGTCACCCCAGAGGAACACCGGGACCTCGCCGAGGACTTCTGCGACTTCATGGCGGGCCGCACCGGCACGTACATCCGCCGCCTGGAGAAGGACATGATGCAGGCGGCCGAGGAGATGGAGTACGAGCGCGCGGCCCGGCTGCGCGACGACGCGGAGGCGCTGAAACGCGCCATGGAGAAGAGCGCGGTCGTCCTCGCCGACGCCACGGACGCCGACCTGATCGCCGTCGCCGAGGACGAGCTCGAAGCCGCCGTCCAGATCTTCCACGTCCGCGGCGGACGTGTGCGCGGCCAGCGCGGCTGGGTCACCGACAAGGTCGAGGCCGTCGACACGGCGGGCCTGGTGGAACACGCGCTCCAGCAGCTGTACGGGGAGGAGGCGGGCGACTCCGTCCCCAAGGAGGTGCTGGTCCCGGCGCTCCCCGAGGACCCCGACGCCGTGTCCCAGTGGCTCGCGGACCGCAGGGGGTCGCAGGTCAGCCTGCGCATCCCGCAGCGGGGCGACAAGAAGGACCTGATGATCACGGTCCAGCGCAACGCCCAGCAGGCGCTGGGGCTGCACAAGACCAGGCGGGCGTCCGACCTCACGACCCGTTCCCGGGCCCTGGAGGAGATCGCCGAGGCGCTCGGTCTCGGCACCGCTCCGCTGCGCGTCGAGTGCTTCGACATCTCACACCTCCAGGGTGACGACGTGGTCGCGTCGATGGTGGTCTTCGAGGACGGGCTCGCGCGCAAGAGCGAGTACCGCCGCTTCCAGATCAAGGGGTTCGAGGGCCAGGACGACGTCCGGTCCATGCACGAGGTCATCGGCCGCCGCTTCAAGCGCTACCTCCAGGAGAAGGAGCGGACGGGGGAGTGGGAGGAGACCCCTGCACCCACCGGCCCCGTTCCCGCCCCGCCCGCGCCAGGGACGGCGGAGCCCGTCTCCGTCAGCGACGAACCCCGCGACGAACCCCGCGAGGACGACGGCCGTCCCAAGCGCTTCGCCTACCCGCCGCAGCTCGTCGTCGTCGACGGAGGGCAGCCCCAGGTCGCGGCGGCCAAGCGTGCCCTGGACGAGCTGGGCATCGACGACATCGCCGTCTGCGGTCTCGCCAAGCGCCTCGAAGAGGTCTGGCTGCCCGACGACGACGACCCGGTGGTCCTGCCCCGCTCCAGCGAGGGCCTCTACCTCCTCCAGCGCATCCGGGACGAGGCCCACCGCTTCGCCATCACCTACCAGCGGGCCAAGCGGGCCAAGCGGATCCGCAGCAGTCCCCTGGACGACGTGCCGGGCCTCGGCGACACCCGCAAGCAGGCGCTGATCAAGCACTTCGGCTCCGTCAAGAAGCTGCGGCAGGCGACAATCGACGAGATCTGCGAGGTGCCGGGGATAGGGCGCAGGACCGCCGAATCGGTGGCCGTCGCCTTCGCGGCGGCCGCCCCGGCCGCACCCGCCGTGAACACCGCCACAGGAGAGATCATTGAAGAGGACGACGGGGGCAGCCGGACATGACCGAACACGCGCGTGAACACCAGGACGACCGCGGCCGAGCAGACGGAGCAGAAGACGTGAGTACGGGAAGCACCACGGAGAAGGCCGAGGCCGCGACGCAGGCCATTCCCGAGCTGGTGATCATCTCCGGAATGTCGGGCGCCGGGCGCAGCACCGCGGCCAAGTGTCTGGAGGACCTCGGCTGGTTCGTCGTCGACAACCTGCCGCCCGCACTGATCCCCACGATGGTGGAGCTCGGCGCCCGCTCCCAGGGCAACGTCGCCCGCATCGCCGTCGTCGTCGACGTACGGGGCCGTCGCTTCTTCGACAACCTCAGGGAGTCCCTCGCGGACCTGGAGTCCAAGCACGTCACCCGGCGGATCGTCTTCCTGGAGTCCTCCGACGACGCCCTCGTACGCCGTTTCGAATCGGTCCGCCGCCCGCACCCGCTCCAGGGCGACGGCCGGATCGTCGACGGCATCGAGGCCGAGCGTGACCTGCTGCGTGAGCTGCGCGGCGATGCCGACCTCGTCATCGACACCTCCAGCCTCAACGTCCACGAGCTGCGGGCCAAGATGGACGCGCAGTTCGCCGGTGACGAGGAGCCGGAGCTGCGGGCGACCGTGATGTCGTTCGGCTTCAAGTACGGACTGCCGGTCGACGCCGACCTCGTCGTCGACTGCCGCTTCCTGCCCAACCCGCACTGGGTCCCGGAGCTCCGCCCCTTCACCGGGCTCAACGAGGAGGTGTCCGACTACGTCTTCGACCAGCCGGGCGCCAAGGAATTCCTCAACCAGTACACGGAACTGCTGCAGCTCATCGCCGCCGGCTACCGCCGCGAGGGCAAGCGCTACGTGACGATCGCCGTCGGGTGCACGGGCGGCAAGCACCGTTCCGTCGCGATGTCGGAGAAGCTGGCCGCCCGGCTGGCCACCGAAGGGATCGAGACCGTCCTCGTCCACCGGGACATGGGGCGCGAGTGACCAGTCGCAATCTGCGTCAGCGCCGGCTGAGCAGGGCCACGGCCGCGCTCTCCGGCCGCAAGCGCGGCGCGCAGCCCAAGGTCGTCGCCCTCGGCGGCGGCATGGGGCTGTCCGCCTCGCTCACGGCGCTGCGCCGGATCACCGGCGACCTGACGGCCGTGGTGACCGTCGCCGACGACGGCGGCTCCAGCGGCCGGCTGCGCGAGGAACTCGGTGTCCTGCCTCCGGGCGACCTCCGCAAGGCCCTCGCCGCGCTCTGCGGGGACGACGAGTGGGGCCAGACATGGGCCCGGGTCATCCAGCACCGCTTCGAGTCCAAGGGCGACCTGCACGAGCACGCCGTGGGCAATCTGCTCATCGTCGCCCTCTGGGAGCAGCTGGGCGACCATGTGCAGGCCCTCGACCTGGTCGGCAAGCTGCTCGGAGCACACGGCAGGGTGCTGCCGATGTCCGCCGTCCCCCTGGAGCTCCAGGCGCTGGTGAGGGGCCACGACCCGCAGCGCCCCGATGACACGGTCACCGTGCGCGGGCAGGCGACGGTGGCGCTGACCCCCGGGGAGGTGCAGTCCGTCCACGTCGTCCCGGCCGATCCGCCCGCCGTCCCCGAGGCGGTGGCCGCTGTGCTCGACGCCGATTGGGTGGTTCTCGGTCCGGGGTCCTGGTTCTCCTCCGTGATTCCGCATCTACTGGTGCCCGAGCTGCTCGACGCACTGGTGACCACGAAGGCCCGCAAGGTCCTCTCGTTGAACCTCGCACCGCAGCCCGGTGAAACAGATGGCTTCTCACCGCAGCGTCATTTGGAGGTTTTGGGACGACACGCCCCTAAACTCGCCATGGACGTGGTGCTGGCCGATCAGGCCGCCGTGCCTGACCGTGAGTCCCTCGCAGACGCCGCCCAGCGGCTCGGAGCCGCGGTCGAGCTGGCTCCCGTGGCCTCACCCGACGGCGTTCCGATTCATGATCCGGAGCTGTTGGCCGCCGCGTACGACCGTATTTTTCGGATGCATGGAAGGATCGGCCCATGGCGATGACGCCAGCGGTGAAGGACGAAATCTCTCGGCTTCCCGTGACACGGACCTGCTGCAGAAAGGCAGAGGTCTCGGCGATCCTCCGGTTCGCGGGCGGGCTGCACCTGGTGAGCGGCCGGATCGTGATCGAGGCCGAGCTGGACACGGGGAACGCGGCACGCCGGCTCAAGCGGGACATCCTGGAGATCTTCGGACACAGCTCGGAGCTGATCGTGATGGCTCCCGGCGGTCTGCGCCGCGGTTCCCGGTTCGTCGTGAGGGTGGTGGCGGGCGGGGATCAGCTGGCCCGCCAGACCGGTCTGGTGGACGGCCGCGGCCGTCCCATCCGCGGTCTGCCGCCGCAGGTGGTCTCGGGGGCCACCTGCGACGCCGAGGCCGCCTGGCGCGGAGCCTTCCTGGCCCACGGCTCGCTCACCGAGCCGGGCCGTTCCTCCTCGCTGGAGGTGACCTGCCCCGGCCCGGAGGCCGCCCTCGCCCTGGTGGGCGCGGCCCGCAGGCTCTCCATCGCTGCCAAGGCCCGCGAGGTCCGGGGTGTGGACCGCGTCGTCGTCCGCGACGGTGACGCGATCGGCGCTCTGCTGACCCGTCTGGGAGCCCACGACGCGGTGCTGGCCTGGGAGGAGCGCCGCATGCGGCGCGAGGTCCGTGCCACGGCCAACCGGCTCGCCAACTTCGACGACGCCAACCTCCGCCGCTCCGCCCGCGCCGCGGTCGCCGCGGGCGCCCGGGTGGGGCGCGCGCTGGAGATCCTGGGCGAGGAGGTTCCGGAGCACCTCGCGGCCGCCGGACGGCTGAGGATGGAGCACAAGCAGGCCTCCCTGGAGGAGCTGGGGGCGCTCGCCGACCCGCCGCTGACCAAGGACGCGGTCGCCGGCCGCATCCGGCGCCTGCTGGCCATGGCCGACAAGCGTGCCCAGGACCTCGGTATCCCGGGCACGGAGGCGACTCTGGGCGAGGAGCTGGCCGACGGCCTCGTGGGCTGACAGCCGAGGAACTGCTGCCCCGGCCGCCTTCCGGTGGCCGGGGCAGTTCCGTGCCGGGCGGGAGGCGGTGGCGGGCTCCTATTCCGGGCCGCCTGGGCGGGAACCATTTCGAAATCGGCCGGAGAGCATTTTCGGAATTGGCAGGCGCGATCCGCTCGACATCGGCGCGCTCGGCGATCCGCTCGACGTGAATGAGTCGGCCTTGCGCGGCCGGTATGAGTGTAGCCCCGCACGAATGAGCGGCGTGCTCCGCGGTTCGTCACACGAGTGCTCCGGAAGTGTGCAGGCCGCCCGGAGTTTTTATCGATTGAGTAGCACTCCGCACAATTGAGCGGCCGGTTCGTGCGGAAACTCGACCGGTGTCCGTCGCCGCCGCGGGGATCCGGCGGAACCGTCCGGGCCGGGCCCGCGTCCGTGACTCCCGGTGATGACGCGCCGACAGCCGTCTTCGTCCGCCCGTCGGCTGCAAGGGGACCGGATCCGGGGGGTGTTGACGCTTCGTGACCACGTTCCGCCGGTATCCGCGTCGTCGTCCTCCCGGGCCGGAATACGGCCGGAATCCGCTGCTCCTACTCGGGAGTAAGGACATCCCTCTTCGCACCACTGCTCTCGATGTCACTCCTGAGGCCTCGGAGAGGTAGGGTCGGAGGCGGTCGGGGACATCCCTATAAAACTCGCCGGCATCGAAACCGGCGTTCCTAACGAGGAGATCGGTTCGTGACGATCCGCGTAGGCATCAACGGCTTTGGCCGCATCGGTCGTAACTACTTCCGCGCGCTGCTGGAGCAGGGTGCGGACATCGAGATCGTGGCTGTCAACGACCTGGGTGACACTGCGACCACGGCTCACCTGCTGAAGTACGACACCATTCTGGGTCGTCTCAAGGCAGAGGTCAGCCACACCGCCGACACCATCACCGTCGACGGTCACACCATCAAGGTGCTCTCCGAGCGCAACCCGGCCGACATCCCGTGGGGTGAGCTGGGCGTCGACATCGTCATCGAGTCGACCGGCATCTTCACGAAGAAGGCCGACGCCGAGAAGCACATCGCCGGTGGCGCGAAGAAGGTCCTCATCTCGGCTCCGGCCAAGGACGAGGACATCACCATCGTGATGGGCGTCAACCAGGACAAGTACGACGCGGCCAACCACCACGTCATCTCCAACGCCTCCTGCACCACCAACTGTGTGGCGCCGATGGCCAAGGTTCTCGACGAGAACTTCGGCATCGTCAAGGGCCTGATGACGACGGTCCACGCGTACACGAACGACCAGCGCATCCTGGACTTCCCGCACTCGGACCTGCGTCGCGCCCGTGCCGCCGCCGAGAACATCATCCCGACCACGACGGGCGCCGCCAAGGCGACCGCCCTGGTCCTCCCGCAGCTCAAGGGCAAGCTCGACGGCATCGCGATGCGCGTCCCGGTCCCGACCGGCTCCGCCACCGACCTGGTCGTGACGCTGCAGCGCGAGGTCACCAAGGACGAGGTCAACGCCGCGTTCAAGAAGGCCTCCGAGGACGGCGACCTCAAGGGTTACCTGGCCTACACCGAGGACCCGATCGTCTCCTCGGACATCGTCAGCGACCCGGCGTCCTGCACCTTCGACTCCTCCCTGACCATGGTCCAGGAGGGCAACTCGGTGAAGATCCTCGGCTGGTACGACAACGAGTGGGGTTACTCCAACCGCCTCGTCGACCTGACCGTCTTCGTCGGCGGCCAGCTCTGATCCTAGGATCGGCAGGCATCCAGGTGTGATGTGAAGGGGCTCGGACGGCGCGACGCGGCGCCGTTCGAGCCCCCTCGCATGCTCATCAGTCCTTCCAAGGAGTATGGGAACAGATGAAGACGATCGACGAACTTCTCGCCGAAGGGGTCGCGGGCAAGCGGGTATTCGTCCGTGCCGACCTCAACGTGCCGCTGGACGGCACCACGATCACCGACGACGGCCGCATCCGCGCCGTCAGCCCGACGGTCGCCGCGCTCGCCGAGGGCGGCGCGCGGGTCGTCGTCGCCTCCCACCTCGGCCGCCCCAAGGGCGCGCCGGACCCGGCGTTCTCGCTGGCCCCCGCCGCGGCCCGCCTGGGTGAGCTGCTCGGTGCCGAGGTCGCCTTCGCGACCGACACCGTCGGCGAGTCCGCCCGCACCACGGTCGCTGCTCTCGACGACGGCCAGGTCGCCGTCATCGAGAACCTCCGCTTCAACGCCGGCGAGACGTCGAAGGACGACGCCGAGCGCGGCGCCTTCGCCGATCAGCTCGCCGAGCTCGCCGACGTGTACGTGGGCGACGGCTTCGGCGCCGTCCACCGCAAGCACGCCTCGGTCTTCGACCTTCCGGCCCGGCTGCCGCACGCGGCAGGCGCCCTGATCGCCACCGAGGTCGGCGTCCTGAAGAAGCTCACCGAGGACGTCACGCGCCCCTACGCCGTGGTCCTCGGGGGCTCGAAGGTCTCCGACAAGCTCGGCGTCATCGACCACCTGCTGGAGAAGGCCGACCGCATCCTGATCGGCGGCGGCATGGCGTACACCTTCCTCAAGGCCCAGGGCCACGAGGTCGGCAGTTCGCTCCTCCAGGAGGACCAGATCCCGGCGGTGCTCGGATACCTCAGGCGTGCCGAGGAGAAGGGCGTGGAGTTCGTCCTCCCCGTCGACGTCGTCGTCTCGGAGAAGTTCCCGGACCTCAGGACCAAGGCCCCGAGCCACCCCAGCACGGTCGCGGCCGACGCCATCCCGGCCGGCGTGATGGGCCTGGACAACGGTCCGGAGACCAACAAGCTCTACGCCTCGAAGCTCGCCGACGCGGCCACCGTCTTCTGGAACGGCCCGATGGGTGTCTTCGAGCACCCCGACTACGCCGAGGGCACCAAGGCCGTGGCCCAGGCGCTCGTCGACTCCCCGGCCTTCAGCGTCGTCGGCGGCGGGGACTCCGCTGCCGCCGTCCGCATCCTGGGCTTCGACGAGAACGCATTCGGCCACATCTCGACCGGTGGCGGCGCCAGCCTCGAATACCTCGAAGGCAAGACGCTTCCCGGACTCGCCGCACTGGAGGACTGACCCCCGATGACCACCCGCACCCCGCTCATGGCGGGCAACTGGAAGATGAACCTCAACCACCTCGAGGCCATCGCGCACGTCCAGAAGCTCGCCTTCGCACTGGCCGACAAGGACTACGACGCCGTCGAGGTCGCCGTCCTGCCGCCCTTCACCGACCTGCGCTCCGTGCAGACGCTGGTCGACGGCGACAAGCTGAAGATCAAGTACGGCGCCCAGGACCTCTCCGCGCAGGACTCCGGCGCGTACACCGGTGAGATCTCCGGCCCGATGCTCGCCAAGCTGAAGTGCACCTTCGTCGCAGTCGGTCACAGCGAGCGCCGCCAGTACCACGGCGAGAACGACGAGATCTGCAACGCCAAGGTGAAGGCCGCCTACAAGCACGGCCTGACCCCGATCCTCTGCGTCGGCGAGGGCCTGGACATCCGCAAGGCCGGCGACCAGGTGTCCTACACCCTGGCGCAGCTCGACGGCGCGCTGAAGGACATCCCGGCCGAGCAGGCCGAGTCCATCGTGATCGCCTACGAGCCGGTCTGGGCCATCGGGACCGGCGAGGTCGCCACCCCCGAGGACGCCCAGGAGGTCTGCGGCGCGATCCGCCGCAGGCTCGCCGAGCTGTACTCGCAGGAGCTCGCCGACGCCGTCCGCATCCAGTACGGCGGCTCGGTGAAGTCGGGCAACGTCGCGGCCATCATGGCGCAGCCCGACGTGGACGGTGCCCTGATCGGCGGCGCCGCGCTGGACGCCGACGAGTTCGTCAAGATCGTCCGCTTCCGCGACCAGTAGGATCGTCCGCCTCCGCGACCGGTGAGTATGCGGTGGAGCGGATCCGTCGTACCCTTGCGGGGGCCGAGGGGGGTGTACCCCCGGGCCCCCGCTGTTCGTACATGCAGTCCTAGGAATTCCGGAAAGTAGGGACCAGCCGTGGTTTTGGCGTTCGAGATCGCCCTGATCGTCTTCAGCCTGCTGCTGATGCTGCTGGTGCTGATGCACAAGGGAAAGGGCGGCGGCCTCTCCGACATGTTCGGCGGTGGAATGCAGTCGTCCGTGGGCGGCTCGTCGGTCGCCGAGCGGAACCTCGACCGCATCACCGTCGTGGTCGGTCTGGCCTGGTTCGCATGCATTGTCGTCCTTGCTCTGCTCATCAAGCTGGACAGCTGACCCGTCGTCCGCGATTCCCGGTGAGGGTGTAACTCCTTTCACTGGACGCGCGTTGGGCCTTACGTAGACTGGGGCATCTTCGAGCACCATCACGCAGGGAGTTACGACCGTGGCAAGTGGCAACGCGATCCGGGGAAGCCGGGTCGGAGCGGGGCCGATGGGGGAGGCCGAGCGAGGCGAGTCCGCGCCGCGCCTCCGCATCTCCTTCTGGTGCTCGAACGGGCACGAGACGCAGCCCAGCTTCGCCCATGACGCGCAGGTACCGGAGACCTGGGACTGCCCGCGCTGCGGCTTCCCGGCCGGCCAGGACCAGGACAGCCCGCCGGCCCCGCCGCGCACCGAGCCGTACAAGACGCACCTGGCGTACGTACGCGAGCGGCGCAGCGACGCGGACGGTGAGGCGATCCTCGCCGAAGCCCTGGCGAAACTCCGCGGCGAGATCTAGAAGTTGTCCACCGGCCGGCCACCCCCTGGGTGACCGGCCGGAATCCGTATGCCCCCTCGTAGCCCGCCGTTGCCCCGCCGTACCCTCCAGATCAATTAGGTTGGAGGGGCAGCGGGGAAGGTTGCAGGTACGAGAAGAAGTGGGCGATTTCCGGGATGAACGCACAAAGCCGAACCAAGCTGAACCAGACGCCCGAGTGGGCGGCTCTCGGCAAGCACCGTGAGGAGTTCGGCGACACGCATCTGCGCCGGCTGTTCGCCGACGCGCCGGACCGCGGGACGGCGTACACCCTCCGGGTCGGCGACCTCCACATCGACTACTCCAAGCACCTGGTCACCGACGAGACGCTCCGTCTGCTGCGTGGCCTCGCGGACGCCACCGGAGTGGCCGGACTGCGGGACGCGATGTTCCGCGGCGAGAAGATCAACACCACGGAGGACCGCGCCGTCCTGCACACCGCGCTGCGCGCCCCGCGCGACGCCGTGATCGAGGTCGACGGCGAGAACGTCGTGCCGGCCGTGCACGCCGTGCTGGACAAGATGGCGTCCTTCGCAGACCGGGTCAGGGCCGGGGAGTGGACCGGTCACACCGGCAAGCCGGTCAAGAACATCGTGAACATCGGCATCGGTGGTTCCGACCTGGGCCCCGCCATGGCCTACGAGGTGCTGCGCTCCTTCACGGACCGCTCGCTCACGGTCCGCTTCGTGTCGAACGTCGACGGCGCCGACCTCCACGAGGCCGTTCGCGACCTGGACCCGGCCGAGACGCTGTTCGTCGTCGCGTCGAAGACCTTCACCACCATCGAGACCATCACCAACGCCACCTCCGCCCGCGACTGGCTCCTCACCGAGCTGAAGGTCGGTCAGGAAGCCGTCGCCAAGCACTTCGTGGCGCTCTCGACCAACGCCGAGAAGGTCACGGACTTCGGCATCGACACGGCCAACATGTTCGAGTTCTGGGACTGGGTCGGCGGCCGCTACTCCTACGACTCGGCGATCGGCCTCTCGCTGATGATCGCCATCGGTCCGGACCGGTTCCGCGAGATGCTCGACGGCTTCCACCTCGTCGACGAGCACTTCCGCACCGCGCCCGCCGAGGAGAACGTCCCGCTGCTGCTCGGCCTGCTGGGTGTCTGGTACGGCGCGTTCTTCGACGCGCAGTCCCACGCGGTACTGCCGTACAGCCACTACCTGTCCAAGTTCACCGCGTATCTG
The DNA window shown above is from Streptomyces sp. Alt3 and carries:
- the uvrC gene encoding excinuclease ABC subunit UvrC, which encodes MADPSSYRPKPGQIPDSPGVYKFRDEHRRVIYVGKAKNLRQRLANYFQDLAGLHPRTRTMVTTAASVEWTVVSTEVEALQLEYSWIKEFDPRFNVKYRDDKSYPYLAVTLNEEFPRVQVMRGAKKKGVRYFGPYGHAWAIRETVDLMLRVFPVRTCSAGVFKNAERTGRPCLLGYIGKCSAPCVGRVTPEEHRDLAEDFCDFMAGRTGTYIRRLEKDMMQAAEEMEYERAARLRDDAEALKRAMEKSAVVLADATDADLIAVAEDELEAAVQIFHVRGGRVRGQRGWVTDKVEAVDTAGLVEHALQQLYGEEAGDSVPKEVLVPALPEDPDAVSQWLADRRGSQVSLRIPQRGDKKDLMITVQRNAQQALGLHKTRRASDLTTRSRALEEIAEALGLGTAPLRVECFDISHLQGDDVVASMVVFEDGLARKSEYRRFQIKGFEGQDDVRSMHEVIGRRFKRYLQEKERTGEWEETPAPTGPVPAPPAPGTAEPVSVSDEPRDEPREDDGRPKRFAYPPQLVVVDGGQPQVAAAKRALDELGIDDIAVCGLAKRLEEVWLPDDDDPVVLPRSSEGLYLLQRIRDEAHRFAITYQRAKRAKRIRSSPLDDVPGLGDTRKQALIKHFGSVKKLRQATIDEICEVPGIGRRTAESVAVAFAAAAPAAPAVNTATGEIIEEDDGGSRT
- a CDS encoding Rieske (2Fe-2S) protein gives rise to the protein MSGLPAARRTVLKGAALAGAAGLGAAACSTDSKLGHAQTPTPTAPVELGAAEEVPVGGAKLYREQRVVVSCQAAGRYKAFSAQCTHAGCLLDKVEGNEGNCPCHGSRFDMTTGKALQGPATVPLPSVPLKIEGGKLVAGPDA
- the rapZ gene encoding RNase adapter RapZ yields the protein MTEHAREHQDDRGRADGAEDVSTGSTTEKAEAATQAIPELVIISGMSGAGRSTAAKCLEDLGWFVVDNLPPALIPTMVELGARSQGNVARIAVVVDVRGRRFFDNLRESLADLESKHVTRRIVFLESSDDALVRRFESVRRPHPLQGDGRIVDGIEAERDLLRELRGDADLVIDTSSLNVHELRAKMDAQFAGDEEPELRATVMSFGFKYGLPVDADLVVDCRFLPNPHWVPELRPFTGLNEEVSDYVFDQPGAKEFLNQYTELLQLIAAGYRREGKRYVTIAVGCTGGKHRSVAMSEKLAARLATEGIETVLVHRDMGRE
- the uvrA gene encoding excinuclease ABC subunit UvrA → MADRLIVRGAREHNLKNVSLDLPRDSLIVFTGLSGSGKSSLAFDTIFAEGQRRYVESLSSYARQFLGQMDKPDVDFIEGLSPAVSIDQKSTSRNPRSTVGTITEVYDYLRLLFARIGKPHCPECHRPISRQSPQAIVDKVLGLPEGSRFQVLSPLVRERKGEFVDLFGDLQTKGYSRARVDGETIQLSEPPKLKKQEKHTIEVVIDRLTVKDSAKRRLTDSVETALGLSGGMVVLDFVDLEADDPERERMYSEHLYCPYDDLSFEELEPRSFSFNSPFGACPDCTGIGTRMEVDPDLIVPDEEKSLDEGAIHPWSHGHTKEYFGRQITALAEALGFRTDIPWAGLPQRAKKALLHGHKIQTEVRYRNRYGRERAYTTPRFEGAVQYVKRRHSEAESDSSRERFEGYMREVACPTCEGTRLKPLVLAVTVMEKSIAEVAAMSISECAEFLGRLKLNARDKKIAERVLKEVNERLKFLVDVGLDYLSLNRAAGTLSGGEAQRIRLATQIGSGLVGVLYVLDEPSIGLHQRDNHRLIETLVRLRDMGNTLIVVEHDEDTIKVADWVVDIGPGAGEHGGKVVHSGSLEDLLANEDSITGQYLSGRRAIAMPDTRRPVDPKRRLTVHGARENNLQDIDVSFPLGVLTAVTGVSGSGKSTLVNDILYTHLARELNGAKSVPGRHTRVDGDDLVDKVVHVDQSPIGRTPRSNPATYTGVFDHVRRLFAETMEAKVRGYLPGRFSFNVKGGRCENCSGDGTIKIEMNFLPDVYVPCEVCHGARYNRETLEVHYKGKSIAEVLDMPIEEGLEFFEAVPTIARHLRTLDEVGLGYVRLGQSAPTLSGGEAQRVKLASELQKRSTGRTVYVLDEPTTGLHFEDISKLISVLSGLVDKGNTVIVIEHNLDVVKTADWVVDMGPEGGNGGGLVVAEGTPEHIASVPASHTGKFLQDILGADRIGEAAVPAARKARKAPAKKAVAAKAATARRTATARTAGKAAAEQPAPKKAARARKA